From the genome of Muricauda sp. SCSIO 64092, one region includes:
- a CDS encoding RagB/SusD family nutrient uptake outer membrane protein — protein sequence MKKKFVYLFAILFGAISCGDEFATTPAVGALSEESLANTQGVDLLLTGAYSMLDGWRDNNKGNQFSVGGDNWWFDVIADDAHKGSTDGDQIELFQIETNDWQTANDYFRGKFTALYAGVNRANAALSVIRGIDREALLPNELEALVGQEAEAHFLRGHYYFELTKIYGNVAIITVENYELQEFNQPNPGPAWEQIEADFQFAIDNLPATRADQPDPGRPTQVVARAYMGKAHLYQSDWAAALAEFNAVITSNEFSLNPEYLDNFNVAGENGPESVFAIQFAEDGGQSFNGNRGGTLNFPAGGAFTCCGFYQPTIDLANAFRVDANGLPLFDSYNDTDFLNDYGINSDEVFIPDVITPVDPRLDYTVGRRGIDFNGFGEHIGKDWIRANFNDISGPYLPKKNVYQAAEFSEDTGSGAWGQVHSGINYNIIRYADVLLMAAEAAVETGDLGTALNYVNQVRNRAANTSVVQAIDESGPAANYQVGLYAVFPDAGFARDAVRFERRVELAMEGHRLFDLRRWGIAQATLTEYYANEARTIGNFGSKVGAYQPHFDLLPIPLTSIDLSNGVLTQNIGY from the coding sequence ATGAAAAAGAAGTTTGTTTATTTGTTTGCTATTCTCTTCGGAGCCATTTCCTGTGGGGACGAATTTGCAACTACACCTGCTGTAGGTGCATTGAGCGAAGAATCCTTGGCCAATACCCAAGGGGTGGATTTATTATTGACCGGAGCCTATTCCATGTTGGATGGCTGGCGTGACAACAACAAAGGAAATCAATTTTCCGTTGGTGGTGATAACTGGTGGTTTGATGTGATTGCAGATGATGCCCATAAAGGCAGTACAGATGGGGATCAAATAGAACTCTTTCAAATTGAAACCAATGACTGGCAAACGGCCAACGATTATTTTAGGGGCAAATTTACTGCACTGTATGCCGGGGTAAATAGGGCCAATGCTGCCCTATCCGTTATTAGGGGTATCGACAGGGAGGCGCTTTTACCTAACGAACTTGAGGCACTGGTCGGACAAGAAGCAGAGGCCCATTTCTTAAGGGGACACTATTATTTTGAACTCACTAAAATTTATGGAAATGTCGCAATTATAACGGTTGAGAACTATGAGTTACAGGAATTCAACCAGCCCAATCCTGGACCAGCTTGGGAACAGATTGAAGCAGATTTCCAATTTGCCATAGATAACCTTCCAGCCACTAGAGCTGATCAACCCGATCCCGGGCGCCCCACACAAGTAGTGGCAAGGGCCTATATGGGAAAAGCGCATTTATACCAATCCGACTGGGCAGCTGCCTTGGCCGAATTTAATGCCGTTATCACTAGCAATGAGTTTTCTTTAAACCCGGAATATTTGGACAATTTTAATGTAGCTGGGGAAAATGGTCCGGAGTCCGTATTTGCCATACAATTTGCCGAAGATGGCGGGCAATCGTTTAATGGGAACAGAGGAGGTACATTAAACTTCCCAGCGGGAGGAGCTTTTACCTGTTGTGGATTTTATCAGCCCACCATAGATTTGGCCAATGCCTTTAGGGTTGATGCCAACGGATTACCCCTTTTTGATTCCTACAACGATACTGATTTCCTGAACGATTATGGTATTAATAGTGATGAAGTATTTATTCCAGATGTTATTACTCCAGTGGACCCTAGATTGGATTATACGGTAGGACGAAGAGGTATCGATTTCAATGGTTTTGGAGAGCATATTGGAAAGGACTGGATTCGAGCGAATTTTAATGATATATCGGGTCCATACCTCCCAAAAAAGAATGTCTACCAAGCAGCGGAATTTAGTGAAGATACGGGTAGCGGTGCTTGGGGACAAGTACACTCCGGCATCAATTATAATATTATACGCTATGCCGATGTGTTATTGATGGCTGCCGAAGCGGCAGTGGAAACCGGCGATTTAGGCACTGCCTTAAATTATGTGAACCAGGTAAGGAATCGAGCGGCCAATACCTCGGTAGTGCAAGCTATTGATGAAAGTGGGCCAGCCGCCAATTATCAAGTGGGCTTATACGCTGTCTTCCCAGACGCTGGTTTTGCAAGGGATGCCGTTCGCTTTGAGCGACGTGTGGAATTAGCCATGGAAGGGCACCGCCTCTTTGATTTAAGACGATGGGGCATTGCCCAAGCAACCTTAACGGAGTACTATGCCAATGAAGCTCGCACCATAGGCAATTTCGGCAGTAAAGTAGGGGCATACCAACCACACTTTGATCTGTTGCCCATACCCCTAACATCAATTGATTTGAGCAATGGGGTTTTAACGCAAAATATAGGTTATTAG
- a CDS encoding arylsulfatase, which produces MGKTITLPAMDRSTFSRWFVLMLPITVWTTSCSKPVAPIKKPNIIIILTDDQAWGDLSYHGNTNLSTPNMDSIALQGAAISNFYVQPVCSPTRAELLTGQYFPRLGVYSTSAGGERMDLKAPTMAGLFKEAGYSTAAYGKWHNGTQPPYHPNSRGFDDYYGFCSGHWGNYFSPMLEHNGKIVKGKGFLVNDIFDHGMEFISEQRGKPFLLYLPVNTPHSPMQVPDGFWKKFGESTLGMKYHGNEVEDELFTRAALAMVENIDWNIGRLTKHLKENGLERNTIVVFMSDNGPAGWRWNGNMRGKKGSTDEGGVKSPFFIKWPNKITAGTTSKQLMGSVDLLPTLASLANIPLPNSLKLDGMDLSQALLNKGQSTINRAVYNHWNQKTSVRIRNYRLDHENRLYDITADNGQTMDVSERFPAIRDSLATLKKQWEKEVNALERPTQKRLFPIGDSTYGFAQLPARDGTAYGKIKRSNRYPNDSFYTNWTQENDSITWDVDVLNDGQFEIYLHYTCKPEDIGTELQLTLKKERITKTITEAHNPPLVGADKDRSPRIESYVKDFKSTKMGEMTLKKGKGQLALKAVSIPGNSSIDFRLLYFKRL; this is translated from the coding sequence TTGGGAAAGACAATTACCTTACCTGCCATGGATAGAAGTACGTTTTCCCGATGGTTTGTTTTGATGTTACCCATTACGGTGTGGACAACCTCCTGTTCCAAACCGGTTGCACCCATCAAAAAACCGAACATTATTATCATTTTGACCGATGACCAGGCCTGGGGTGACTTGAGTTATCATGGAAATACCAACCTTTCCACGCCAAATATGGATTCCATTGCGCTGCAAGGCGCTGCAATTTCAAATTTTTATGTACAACCTGTTTGTTCCCCTACCCGCGCGGAGTTGTTGACAGGGCAATATTTCCCCAGACTGGGCGTGTATTCCACATCAGCTGGTGGGGAACGGATGGATCTGAAGGCCCCTACAATGGCCGGACTGTTCAAAGAAGCTGGTTATTCCACCGCGGCCTACGGGAAATGGCACAATGGAACCCAACCCCCATACCATCCCAACTCCAGGGGTTTTGATGATTATTATGGATTCTGTTCCGGGCACTGGGGCAACTATTTTAGCCCAATGCTGGAACATAATGGGAAAATTGTAAAAGGCAAGGGCTTCCTGGTCAATGATATTTTTGACCATGGCATGGAATTCATATCCGAGCAACGGGGCAAACCTTTCCTTTTATACCTTCCGGTCAATACCCCCCATAGTCCAATGCAGGTACCGGATGGGTTTTGGAAAAAGTTTGGGGAAAGTACCCTTGGGATGAAGTACCATGGCAACGAAGTGGAAGATGAACTTTTTACCCGTGCCGCCTTGGCCATGGTTGAAAATATTGATTGGAACATTGGACGTTTGACCAAACATCTTAAAGAAAATGGTTTGGAAAGGAATACCATTGTGGTGTTTATGTCCGATAATGGACCCGCTGGTTGGCGATGGAACGGGAACATGCGCGGCAAAAAGGGAAGTACGGATGAAGGGGGCGTAAAATCCCCATTCTTTATCAAATGGCCCAACAAAATTACCGCTGGAACAACATCAAAACAACTGATGGGATCAGTGGATCTTTTGCCTACCCTGGCAAGTTTGGCGAACATCCCCTTACCCAATTCCCTGAAACTGGATGGAATGGATTTGAGCCAAGCGCTATTGAACAAGGGTCAAAGCACGATCAATAGGGCAGTCTACAACCATTGGAACCAAAAAACCAGCGTTCGGATCCGGAATTATCGGTTGGACCATGAAAACAGATTGTATGATATCACTGCGGATAATGGCCAGACCATGGATGTTTCAGAAAGATTTCCCGCCATTAGGGATTCTTTGGCCACTTTAAAAAAGCAATGGGAAAAAGAAGTGAACGCACTGGAGAGACCTACACAGAAAAGATTGTTTCCCATCGGCGATAGCACCTACGGTTTTGCCCAATTACCTGCAAGGGATGGTACTGCGTATGGAAAGATCAAAAGGAGCAATCGTTATCCCAATGATTCCTTTTACACCAATTGGACACAAGAAAACGACTCGATTACTTGGGACGTGGATGTTTTGAACGACGGCCAATTTGAAATCTATCTCCATTATACGTGCAAACCCGAAGATATTGGGACCGAACTTCAGCTGACCCTGAAAAAGGAAAGGATAACAAAGACCATTACTGAAGCACATAACCCTCCATTGGTAGGTGCGGACAAGGACCGATCTCCTAGGATAGAGTCCTATGTAAAGGATTTTAAATCCACAAAAATGGGGGAAATGACCTTAAAAAAAGGCAAGGGACAACTGGCATTAAAGGCCGTTTCCATCCCGGGAAATTCATCAATAGACTTTAGGCTGCTCTATTTTAAAAGATTATGA
- a CDS encoding 6-carboxytetrahydropterin synthase, translating to MIATICRKAHFNAAHRLHNPNWSDQKNVEVFGKCNSPHYHGHNFDLEVRIRGEVDPNTGFVMDLAFLGQLIKEEIEERFDHKNLNEDCPEFKDIFPSTEYFVKIIYDILKPKLKEGQLLHITLHETQKNSAEYGDW from the coding sequence ATGATAGCAACAATATGTAGAAAGGCACATTTTAATGCGGCACATCGTTTGCACAATCCCAACTGGAGCGATCAAAAGAATGTGGAGGTTTTTGGAAAATGTAACAGTCCCCATTACCATGGACATAATTTTGATCTGGAGGTCCGTATTCGGGGTGAAGTGGATCCAAATACGGGCTTTGTAATGGATTTGGCCTTTTTGGGACAATTGATCAAGGAGGAGATAGAAGAACGATTTGATCATAAAAACCTAAACGAAGACTGCCCGGAGTTTAAAGATATTTTTCCGTCCACGGAATATTTTGTAAAAATTATTTACGATATTTTGAAGCCCAAGCTCAAGGAAGGCCAGTTATTGCATATCACCTTGCATGAAACACAAAAGAATTCCGCAGAATATGGGGATTGGTAA
- the murF gene encoding UDP-N-acetylmuramoyl-tripeptide--D-alanyl-D-alanine ligase: MDLEQLHQLFLQYGNISTDTRKIEQDSLFFALKGPNFNGNAFAKEALKKGAAYAIIDEPEFQLDDKTILVDDVLKTLQELGTYHRNKSKAIVISLTGSNGKTTTKELIYAVLSKKYSTIATQGNLNNHIGVPLTLLSIREDTEMAIIEMGANHQKEIEFLSNLSRPDFGYITNFGKAHLEGFGGVEGVIKGKSELYDYLLANNGQVFLNADDPIQKEKLSHYVKKFGFSQTDGNYYTIKLLTAEPFVQLEFENITVETQLVGAYNFPNCCAAVVIGKYFNVPLEDIKKAIAAYIPGNNRSQLLKKGGHHIVLDAYNANPSSMEVALKSFAKVKAKRKVLFLGDMFELGEAAAKEHQAITDLAEKLGFDHVFLVGEHFADTRTNALTFSSFEDLKKYLLQNPLPQGTLLIKGSRGMAMERILDLL, translated from the coding sequence ATGGATTTGGAACAATTGCACCAACTGTTTTTACAGTACGGAAATATATCAACGGATACCCGAAAAATTGAACAAGACTCCCTTTTCTTTGCCCTGAAAGGACCGAATTTTAATGGAAATGCCTTTGCGAAGGAAGCACTAAAAAAAGGGGCCGCCTATGCCATAATTGACGAACCTGAATTCCAACTTGATGATAAAACCATTTTGGTGGATGATGTGCTGAAGACCTTACAGGAACTGGGCACCTATCACAGGAACAAGAGCAAGGCGATTGTAATTTCCTTGACCGGAAGCAATGGCAAAACCACGACAAAGGAACTGATCTATGCCGTACTATCCAAAAAGTACAGCACCATTGCCACCCAGGGCAATCTCAACAATCACATTGGGGTTCCCTTAACCTTACTGAGTATAAGGGAGGATACCGAAATGGCCATTATTGAAATGGGGGCCAACCACCAAAAGGAAATTGAGTTTCTTTCCAACCTCTCCCGACCGGACTTCGGCTATATCACCAATTTTGGGAAAGCCCATCTGGAAGGTTTTGGGGGCGTTGAAGGTGTAATTAAGGGGAAAAGTGAATTATATGATTACTTACTGGCCAACAACGGACAGGTATTCCTAAACGCCGACGATCCCATTCAAAAGGAAAAACTATCACATTATGTAAAAAAGTTTGGCTTTAGCCAGACGGACGGTAACTATTACACCATAAAACTCCTGACCGCCGAACCTTTTGTTCAGCTGGAGTTCGAGAACATTACAGTGGAAACACAATTGGTAGGTGCCTATAATTTTCCCAATTGCTGTGCGGCGGTAGTGATCGGTAAGTATTTTAATGTTCCCCTTGAGGACATCAAGAAAGCCATTGCTGCCTACATTCCAGGGAACAACCGATCGCAATTGTTGAAAAAGGGGGGGCACCACATTGTATTGGATGCCTATAATGCCAACCCCAGTAGTATGGAGGTTGCCTTAAAAAGCTTTGCCAAGGTGAAGGCGAAACGCAAAGTCCTTTTTCTTGGAGATATGTTTGAACTGGGTGAGGCTGCAGCCAAAGAACACCAGGCCATAACCGACCTAGCGGAAAAACTAGGGTTTGACCACGTCTTTTTGGTCGGGGAGCACTTTGCAGACACCAGGACCAATGCCCTTACTTTTTCTTCCTTCGAAGATTTGAAAAAATATCTTTTGCAAAACCCATTACCGCAGGGCACACTCTTAATAAAAGGGTCTCGGGGAATGGCCATGGAACGTATTCTTGACCTTCTCTGA
- a CDS encoding SusC/RagA family TonB-linked outer membrane protein yields MKQSIELGFFSLKKKTRTLPKLLLKGVLAMLMVFGVQGLQAKTKTNSNGLLPLQTTVSGMVTDSNGAPLPGANVIVKGTTNGTQTDFDGNYTITTDSDAVLVFSYIGFATQEIPINGQSTIDVQLLEDANKLDEVVIIGYQAQTRGDLTGSVASIDVSEATKQPLVNVAEALEGRATGVSITNNGAPGAAPVVRIRGLGTPNNNNPLYIIDGAQTQDPDILNTINPQDIAQINVLKDGAAAIYGARASNGVIIVTTKSGSYNQDKLSVTVDISTGFSRANRLPDMTNARELGEVFFESLTNDAIRTGGDPEEIVIHPQYFPTGGSPQVPSQLLGVRLSGTQEEVIAPVKPGGTNWLDEIFRTAPTQNITATFSNGNETSKYSATFGYLNREGILSFTGFKRGQVRLNSEFKIGKRLTIGEHLNVSFSNSQNNNFGDQVQFAMRLSPLVPVRDNLGRFAGAYANPNGLSNATNPVANLTRDGDDFFKQTRILGDIYASYELMDGLSFKTSFGGDISILSSRDFRALDPESAEPRSTNTLTERNQQTYSWVWTNTLNYAKTFGDHSVNAVLGYEAVENTGKSLEVLANGFLFETPDFYLLDNASGTPIVDPADTFDFENTLSSVFGTVNYSYADRYLFSATVRRDQSSRFFGDNQSGFFPAFSGGWVISNEDFFPQDGLLNRLKFKASWGQLGNQELPASNPTINISNLNIEFADYAFNGGTNLRTGALLSNVGNPDLTWEITESFNVGAEVGLFDNALGISLEYFRNTTEDLIVENETIISDTAIDARAPFVNTGNVQNTGFDLNISYQNRSGGDFTYGIDLNLSTFENEVTELDGFLLGDTFRGGPITRTEEGQPLSSFFGRVVDGIYRSEAEVAVGPDQGFASNAAGVGRLRYRDLNGDGVINDDDRTFIGNPHPDFTFGLNFNANYKNWDFSVFFSGVVGNDIYNYDKIFTDFPTFPSGNRSTRVLDAFNPSTNPNGSQPGLSFTILNGETNTNSFLVEDGSFVRLKNLVVGYTLPSQLTDKWGIASLRFYANASNLFTITGYDGIDPEIQPINPDGAPANTALTIGVDESTFPVPQIFLLGVNLKL; encoded by the coding sequence ATGAAACAATCCATTGAACTTGGCTTTTTCAGCTTGAAGAAAAAGACCAGAACATTGCCAAAGTTGCTCCTGAAAGGGGTTTTGGCAATGCTAATGGTTTTTGGGGTTCAGGGGCTACAAGCCAAAACAAAAACGAACAGTAATGGTCTATTGCCATTGCAAACCACCGTTTCAGGTATGGTTACGGATTCAAATGGGGCTCCCTTGCCTGGGGCAAACGTCATTGTCAAAGGAACCACCAATGGCACACAGACCGATTTTGACGGAAACTATACCATCACTACGGATTCGGATGCGGTTTTAGTGTTCAGCTATATTGGCTTTGCCACCCAGGAGATACCTATCAACGGACAAAGCACTATTGATGTGCAATTGTTGGAGGACGCCAACAAATTGGATGAAGTCGTGATAATAGGTTACCAAGCGCAGACAAGAGGTGATTTAACTGGATCGGTAGCTTCCATTGACGTTTCAGAAGCAACAAAACAACCTTTGGTCAATGTTGCTGAGGCACTTGAAGGCCGTGCCACCGGTGTCAGTATAACCAATAATGGGGCCCCCGGTGCAGCACCTGTTGTGCGTATCCGTGGTTTGGGCACTCCTAACAATAACAATCCATTATATATCATTGATGGGGCACAAACTCAAGACCCCGATATTTTAAATACCATCAACCCTCAGGATATCGCACAAATCAACGTCCTAAAGGATGGTGCCGCCGCTATATATGGAGCACGGGCATCCAATGGTGTGATTATTGTCACCACTAAAAGTGGTAGCTACAATCAAGATAAACTTTCGGTGACTGTTGATATTTCCACAGGTTTCAGTAGGGCCAATAGATTGCCCGACATGACAAATGCCCGCGAATTGGGCGAAGTGTTTTTTGAAAGTTTGACCAACGATGCCATAAGGACTGGGGGAGATCCAGAAGAAATTGTTATTCATCCACAATATTTTCCAACTGGCGGTTCCCCACAGGTTCCTTCCCAGCTTTTGGGAGTGCGCCTTTCGGGCACGCAAGAAGAAGTAATTGCCCCGGTAAAACCAGGGGGCACCAATTGGTTGGATGAGATTTTTAGAACCGCTCCAACCCAAAACATCACAGCCACATTTTCCAATGGTAATGAAACCTCAAAGTATTCTGCCACTTTTGGATACTTGAACAGGGAAGGGATTCTATCGTTTACAGGCTTCAAAAGAGGGCAGGTACGTTTGAATTCAGAATTCAAAATTGGCAAACGCTTGACCATTGGGGAACACCTTAATGTTTCTTTCAGCAACTCCCAAAACAACAATTTTGGCGATCAAGTACAATTTGCCATGCGTTTAAGCCCTTTGGTCCCAGTTAGGGACAATTTAGGGCGTTTTGCTGGCGCATATGCCAATCCCAATGGCCTCTCCAACGCCACCAACCCCGTTGCAAATTTGACCAGGGATGGCGATGATTTCTTTAAGCAAACGCGAATCCTGGGTGATATTTATGCCAGCTATGAACTCATGGACGGCCTTTCCTTTAAAACAAGTTTTGGGGGGGATATCAGCATATTGAGTTCCAGGGATTTTCGCGCCTTGGACCCAGAATCTGCAGAACCAAGATCTACCAACACCTTGACCGAAAGGAACCAGCAGACCTATAGTTGGGTATGGACCAATACCTTGAACTACGCCAAAACTTTTGGTGACCATTCCGTGAATGCCGTCTTAGGGTATGAGGCTGTAGAAAATACCGGGAAGTCCCTAGAGGTATTGGCCAACGGTTTCCTGTTTGAAACCCCGGATTTCTATCTCTTGGACAACGCTTCAGGAACTCCGATAGTCGATCCCGCAGATACCTTCGATTTTGAAAATACCTTGTCTTCGGTCTTTGGTACGGTGAATTATTCGTATGCCGATAGATATCTTTTTAGTGCCACGGTACGTAGGGACCAATCCTCAAGATTCTTTGGCGACAACCAAAGTGGTTTTTTCCCAGCGTTCAGTGGTGGATGGGTCATAAGCAATGAGGACTTTTTCCCACAGGATGGACTCCTAAATCGTTTAAAATTCAAGGCATCTTGGGGACAATTGGGGAATCAGGAATTACCTGCATCCAACCCAACCATCAATATATCAAACTTGAACATCGAATTCGCCGATTATGCATTTAACGGGGGAACAAACCTAAGAACAGGCGCGTTGTTAAGTAACGTGGGAAATCCAGATTTGACCTGGGAAATTACGGAGAGCTTTAATGTTGGGGCAGAAGTGGGATTGTTCGACAATGCTTTGGGCATCTCCTTGGAATACTTCAGAAATACGACGGAAGACCTCATCGTTGAAAATGAAACGATTATCAGTGACACGGCCATTGATGCCAGGGCCCCTTTTGTAAATACGGGCAATGTCCAAAATACCGGTTTTGATTTAAATATATCTTATCAAAATCGTTCCGGTGGAGACTTTACTTATGGCATTGATCTTAACCTATCTACTTTTGAAAACGAGGTTACTGAATTGGATGGTTTTCTCTTAGGTGATACATTTAGGGGTGGTCCCATTACCCGTACAGAAGAAGGGCAGCCTTTATCCTCTTTCTTTGGTAGGGTAGTCGATGGCATCTACAGAAGTGAGGCAGAAGTTGCCGTAGGGCCCGATCAGGGTTTTGCCTCCAATGCCGCAGGGGTCGGTAGGTTAAGGTACAGGGATTTGAATGGTGATGGTGTCATCAACGACGATGACCGAACCTTCATTGGCAATCCACACCCCGATTTCACTTTTGGTTTAAACTTTAATGCCAATTATAAAAACTGGGACTTCAGTGTCTTCTTTAGCGGCGTGGTTGGTAACGACATTTACAACTATGATAAAATCTTTACTGACTTCCCCACTTTCCCTAGTGGAAATAGAAGCACACGGGTATTGGATGCCTTTAACCCATCCACAAATCCAAACGGTTCACAACCCGGGTTGAGCTTCACCATATTAAACGGTGAAACCAATACAAATTCCTTTTTGGTGGAAGATGGCTCCTTTGTTCGTCTAAAGAACCTGGTGGTTGGCTATACCTTGCCCAGCCAACTTACGGACAAATGGGGCATTGCAAGCTTGCGTTTTTATGCAAATGCGAGCAACTTGTTCACTATTACCGGTTATGACGGGATAGACCCAGAAATTCAGCCAATTAATCCGGACGGTGCGCCCGCCAATACTGCACTGACCATTGGCGTAGATGAAAGTACATTTCCAGTTCCGCAAATATTCTTGTTGGGCGTAAATTTAAAATTGTAA
- a CDS encoding AraC family transcriptional regulator, which produces MEQNLKYQREITSLSDQDSFLVMNRVRDAFDYPIHFHPEMELNFIVNGKGMRRNVGYSSDEIDNYELVLVGPNVFHGWDMFKCDHAVHEVTIQFHNDLFSSSLLRRSLMRPLKEMFQRSVHGILFKKQEVKKIAPRLLKVSELDGIDYFLELFSILYDLSKTPGQKLLSAAERPADDFENSDKTKLLYNYIQQNYPKKITLDEVAQLLNMSKVSFNRFMKKTTNHTFIEYLNEVRIDNAARLLAGMDYSISEIAYMCGFNNIANFNRIFKKIKKLTPSSYRKKFYNFKHVE; this is translated from the coding sequence TTGGAACAGAATCTAAAATACCAACGTGAAATCACCTCCTTGTCCGACCAAGATAGTTTCTTGGTGATGAACAGGGTCCGTGATGCTTTTGATTATCCCATACATTTTCATCCCGAAATGGAATTGAATTTCATTGTCAATGGAAAGGGAATGCGGCGTAATGTGGGCTATTCCAGTGATGAAATTGATAACTACGAATTGGTTTTGGTAGGACCCAATGTGTTTCATGGTTGGGATATGTTCAAGTGCGACCATGCGGTTCATGAGGTCACCATTCAATTCCATAACGATCTTTTTAGTTCAAGTTTGTTACGGAGGAGTTTAATGCGCCCCTTAAAGGAAATGTTCCAGAGATCGGTGCATGGAATCCTTTTCAAAAAGCAGGAGGTCAAAAAAATTGCCCCTAGATTATTGAAGGTTTCCGAGTTGGACGGAATCGATTATTTTCTGGAATTGTTTTCCATTCTCTATGACCTCTCCAAAACTCCGGGCCAGAAACTACTCTCGGCCGCAGAACGTCCTGCGGATGATTTTGAAAATAGTGATAAGACCAAGTTGTTGTACAACTATATCCAACAGAATTATCCTAAAAAGATAACCTTGGATGAGGTGGCCCAGTTGCTCAATATGAGCAAAGTCTCCTTTAATAGGTTTATGAAAAAAACGACCAACCATACATTTATCGAATATTTGAACGAAGTACGGATCGATAACGCAGCCAGATTGTTGGCAGGCATGGATTACAGCATATCTGAGATTGCCTATATGTGTGGATTTAATAACATAGCCAACTTCAACAGGATCTTTAAGAAGATAAAAAAGTTGACCCCGAGCTCTTACAGAAAAAAGTTCTACAACTTTAAGCATGTGGAATGA
- a CDS encoding thiol-disulfide oxidoreductase DCC family protein produces MEKNIIIFDGECNLCNGVVGWLLKFAPYDIFQFVPFQSPKGQVLLKQYGFPTEDLTTVILFDENGPHTHSDGFLEIVSKIPKWRLVAALLAYIPKIIRDTIYTIASKNRVRWFGKSNACTVSF; encoded by the coding sequence ATGGAAAAGAACATCATCATCTTTGACGGGGAATGCAACCTATGTAATGGGGTTGTGGGTTGGTTGCTAAAATTTGCTCCATATGATATATTTCAATTTGTCCCCTTTCAATCCCCAAAGGGACAGGTATTGCTCAAACAGTACGGTTTTCCGACCGAAGACCTGACCACCGTTATCCTTTTTGATGAAAATGGCCCCCATACCCATTCCGATGGTTTTCTGGAAATTGTATCAAAAATTCCCAAGTGGCGATTGGTAGCCGCTTTGCTTGCCTACATCCCAAAAATTATTAGGGATACCATTTACACTATTGCCTCCAAAAATCGCGTGCGCTGGTTTGGTAAATCCAATGCATGTACGGTAAGTTTTTGA